A stretch of DNA from Megalops cyprinoides isolate fMegCyp1 chromosome 17, fMegCyp1.pri, whole genome shotgun sequence:
CGCCCAGCCACAGCTGTTCCAAACAGCCACGCCCCCCTCACTGCTGAGGTCACATTTAAATTCGGCCCCCACTACAGCAAAGACTTGGTTTGGCAGGCACTAGCGTGCACAGACATGGCAGTGCGTTATCAGTgggtatatatacatacacattcctGTGCATATGAAGCGGCCCTCCGGGCCAGCTGTGCAGGGGTTAATCTGGTGCCAAGTTTAATGGTGCCGCAAATCTGCCTTCACCGGGGTAATCCAGCGTGCAGCGGAGAATTAGAGGGAATGTAAACACTGACACATGGACCTGACTGACcctgtcaaaacaaaagcatttctgtctgcatgGAAACAATGGAGGTTTATATACTGTTGTgatttgtatatacatgtactgAAGGACAGCTGGTTTTGGATCGGCCACCGCAGATGTAGAGCACTCAGAATTATCACATGTGAAGTGACGTTATGTACCATGTTATGAAATTAATGAACTCGATCAATTACCTTCTGTATCTGGGCAGTATTTTACTCATCATTtcaagtgatttattttaattgattttataaataatatatttgttattttgtgcaatgtttttgtATTAAAGGAAGCAGAACAGTATTTCcagatgtgtttatttcattatagTTTCTTTGCAGAAATCTCTTAATGCTGCCATGATGCTGTATTGTCACTGACAACTGCTGTTATTTCACATTTGCTAGCAATGCTGCTCAGTGTCTCATCTCTCCCATTAGAGGtcataaacaaaatgtatgcTTTAGTAGGCACTTAAAagatgaattatgaaaaataacaagTAGTTTACCACACAGTTAccatttcatatgcatttttcaaattatttttctggaaaaaagtcaATATCTTATGTGAAAAATGACCTCAAGGAAATTTTGGGATTGGACACACCAAGTTAGTGACTCCAGACCTGACAATTTGTATATCCCCAAATAGACATTTCCTCTGTTTAACTTCCTCAAAGAAAATGTTATGATGCGTAAATAATTTCTActgaaattataaaataaaaacatacaccaCTGGAGATTGCAGACCCTCGACTCCCATGCAACTTGGTTATGCACAGGCTCCCCCTAGTGTGCAATTTGACATTAACAAGGCCTCGGCACCTCACACATGCTGTAACTGGATATTAATCAGTTTCTACACTGTAGACCTCAGTGCAGATGGACCCTAAACGCCAACTTTTTGACCGTTTGAAATTAAATGGACCACTTATTCCCAAGGTAtttttgcacacagacatactaaGCAAAACATACAGCCTTTAACATTGGGGGTAATAACTGATGTGACCTTAGAACTGGAAATCTTAATTCATAGTGACCTCAAGTGCTACACCAAACACCCTCTGCACAGGTATCAAAAGACATTCACCAGCACAGCAATTATGCTGCATATTCTGCGTGTAGTTTAACCAGCTGTCGGTATAAACCGTGCTGGTTGTCTTGTTACATCTTTTCCAAAACCGTTGTTCATTGTGTCCTCCTGAGCATCAGAGTTGTAGGCCCGTGTTTTTGTGCTGGGTAGATGGAGGCCGTGGCACAGGTAAGGGGAGGTCCTCTACAGTAGGGTCAGTCCTCATCTGATCCCAGATCACAAGCCGGGACCTTCCAGGGCTGTTCTTCAAACAGCGGTACTGCTGTAGGAAACAGAGACCACACTTTGACATCACATGGTACTGTATCTTTCCTTGCCTCAATTATTATGAGAACTCACTCATTTGTATTTGCTCCCAAGCAATTTCCCAAATCTTTAAGTGACAATGGGCATGTTTTTTATCTTAATTATCAGGAAGCTGGATTAGTATTTACACTTTAAGAGGTATCGGAGAAATAATGATGATACAGTCTGTTCATTTTACAGCCAAGTGGACAGATAAGCAGGGCCAGTCAAACTGAACGGTGCCAAGACTAATCAAAACCCACAAGCTATTTATAAATGTCACATCCAGCACTGACAGCGTATCTGATGTGGTTCAGGCTGAATATGGGCAAAGCTTACCTCCATAAGCACTAAACTGTCTAATCTAATTACTCCATGATTGTCTGATACCAATTATTGCTCTGAATGGGCACAGTGAACACAATCGTCTGAATTACAAGGTACAAAAGGAACAATGATTCCAGCTCTTGACAATGTTGTGAGAATGATGATTCACCCATAAGCAAAACGCTTCAGTTCATGCAAAAATCCACTTGTTTGAGTGTATCAGAGGGCAAAGGGCAAACTATTTGCATTGTGAGCTTCCTCATGCAAAGGGGCCTGCCCACCAAACAATTCTAACATGCATTGCCTGATGAATGACAATTTTAAATTGTGCACTGGTGTCCTGCATGAAGCAGGAGCATCATCAGGTTTgtatggtgttatgctcacactcactggtctgggagtgttgttagcctggtctgacactgttgctcattcaactggaagtcactctggatgagtgtctactaaatgaatgtaatgtaatgtattgtaatgtatggGATGGTGGTGGGTGGGGATAGGGTCCAGGCTCTTACTTGGGGTGCTCCTCTGTGAGCGCTGGGATGCCCTCAGCCCCCTCTCACTCATCCTAGGTATAGGAGACCTCACGGGACCTGGGCGTATCCCAGCATTCCACTGGGCACTCTGCGTCAGCTTCTTTGCAGTTGCCTTGGTGACGGGGTATTCTGCAGATTGGTTTGTGGCCCAGTctggcctgctctgtctctgatgctGTGAGTTCAGATCCAATGACAAGAAcatctgagagagaaacagagagagagagagtgagagagatgcgtgatattttccatcacttttttcttttttttttctttaatgcagTTAAATGCCTCCCCGGTAGCATCCGTATTTTTTGGCTTTGTTCCCCATCCAGCCCATTTACATAATCATCTATTCCTGTGCTGTTCCGTATGCAGAACGCCTCTGGCACTGCGATCTCAGGAGACGGCTGCGCCGTGTCTTCCTTTTAACTCAAGGTCGTAAGAATGGTCACGCTGTAATTAGCGGAGCTCACCAGCGACTTTGCCTTGCGCAGTTTGTAAGCGGAGTCAGAGAGCGGCTTCTTCCTGGCATTTTCCTCTTTGGTATCGGTAATGGTGACAGTCACCTTGCTTTTGGCCTGTCTGAAAGAGAGGTGATCACAGACTGTGATGTTCAtcataaggttttttttttccttcctgtcagTATACCCTCTTAAGGCTGCTCCATGTGGACAGCCTTACAGCAGATACAGAGCCTCTTTCCAGTATCAGGGTTCGGGCTGGTACAGCCCGTCTGTGGGCCTTGGGACAGCCACGTCCTGATTCTGTCACTATGAAAGAGTGCGCTCAAGATGTTTCTGGAACATTGTTTCTAAACAATGTCATAATTTTGACTTAGtttgtaggttttttttaagGACATAAAGTTGTAAACGTagtatgcatgtctgtatgaATGTCAGCCATTTTAGTTTAAAAGTAACATTACACAAACCCAAAGTCCTAATAGAAGGGCAGACGTTGCATCTATAAAGCCACTGAACTAATGCTGGAGTAAAGACTCAACTGTATAATAAGCccatgcctgtctgtactgtgttaAAGTATAGCTTGCTTGAGGGATCTCAAAGTAAAAGCAATGTTTGGGGTTCTAAACATACAATGAGAGGAACTGTGACACCACATGTCATTTGGAACTCCTTAGATGGGAGACACCAGTCAGTCCACAGTAACAGTGCGGGCAGCACACAGTAAAAGCTTACGCCTGACGGGCATGCTCGATGGGGTCGCAGTTCTCCAGGTAGTTGAAGCGCAAAGTGTCCGTGGGGTGCTTGTCAGAGCCCCTCCAGGGAGGAAGCCCTTTCATTTGTGTCCCTGAGCCCCTCCCGCTTTTGATCCGCCCACGGTGGCCCAGGTGACCCGACCGCGTCAGTCTGGGGCAGACCTCTGAGAGCTCCGCCTCCTTGCTGCTCACCACCTTCACCTCTGGGACAACAAACTCTTCCTGGACAGGAGTCTTATCAAAGGTGAAAGAAACATCCACaaattttcattacattattgtcatttagcagacacttttaccagagaaacttacacaggttgcaatttttacctgttatccatttatacatatgGATATTCATGGAGGCAATTTTGGGGTATGTACCTTGCCCacaagtacagcagcagtgccccagtgaggaatcaaaccagcaacttttcagttatgagccctgctctttaccactgtgctatactGCCGCCCCAATTTTAACAAACCTCAGTCAAAGACATGACATGATTTTCTGTCAACAGATTTTTAATAACCAAAGAGCTTTCACTCATCATACAAAGATATGAACAAGCGGCAATTCCAAGCAATCCCAGAAACCCAAGTTCCAGCAGTGGGGAGTAATGGTTAACGAGGTGGCCTGGTAAACCAGAGCTTACTAgtttgatttccaggtgggCTGCTACTGTTTGACCCTTTGGCAAGGTGTTTAACcgcaactgcctcagtaaacatccagctatataaatggataacatgtaacatttgtaaGTGATGTCTGGTCTGGATAAAAGTATCCGCTAAGATAGTTTAATATACAGTTTAACACTGAATGCAGAAAAAGATCCTAACCTTAGGCTTACTGATGTGAAGGCCTTGGACCATCTCAATGTAGTGCCTCTTCCACACACCCTGTTCGAAGGGTGTCGGGGCGAAGTTTATACACCAGCCCAGACGCAGGCATTTGGGCATCCACAGCTGGTCCAGCTCCACGACGGACTTCCAGTGCCAGCTGACCTGCTCAGGTGGGACACAGTTCCATAACAAGATCAGATTTAGTATAGCGCTAAATGCTTTGTTAAAGATCAAGCAAGCTTAACCAGTGTTAACTCATGCAATTAACTGGAAAAACTTGGTCAACTTTTATTGCAGGTTAATCATAGTCTGCTATTTTTACCGTCTCATACAAAGTGGTGCTGTTCATTTCTGCTCGTGTGGCTCCATTTTGTTAGTTAATTTTTCATGCTTCTACTGTACTGTACGTAATGGACATAAAAAGCTGATAAGAAGCTGATTTGCAGTACGCCTCAGCACTTGGTTCTGTGCAATGGAAATCAAAGTAATTAGGAGGATGTAGGCTGCTAAAATgactttatttatgttttagttCTGTTTTTAACAGCTATGTCAAGCCTACCAGTGTTCTGTATTAGCATACATTTC
This window harbors:
- the fbxo16 gene encoding F-box only protein 16, translated to MSFAPSKTLSRAKMQTKMSTWTPLNHQLSNDNVFEERRDLLGKWFDKWTDSQRKAVLQDFFSRCSRAQLRFLRRKLCSQVPEEALDFTTVLPRVLALYVFSFLDPRSLCRCAQVSWHWKSVVELDQLWMPKCLRLGWCINFAPTPFEQGVWKRHYIEMVQGLHISKPKTPVQEEFVVPEVKVVSSKEAELSEVCPRLTRSGHLGHRGRIKSGRGSGTQMKGLPPWRGSDKHPTDTLRFNYLENCDPIEHARQAQAKSKVTVTITDTKEENARKKPLSDSAYKLRKAKSLMFLSLDLNSQHQRQSRPDWATNQSAEYPVTKATAKKLTQSAQWNAGIRPGPVRSPIPRMSERGLRASQRSQRSTPTVPLFEEQPWKVPACDLGSDED